The DNA sequence CAAGTATGGCATGCCTTTTTTTTGTTATAAAGGAAAAATGTTCTGTTACCTGTGGATACACAAGAAAAACAAACAACCTTATATCGGAATTGTGGAAGGCAAACACTTCGATGAATCGTTTTTGATTCAGGAAAGCCGCTCCCGAATGAAAATAATGATGTTAAGTTCCAATGAAGACCTGCCCATTGATAGAATTGAAAAAATCGTGCAAAAAGCGATAAAGTTATATATGACAGGAATTATAAAGATTAAAAATAAATGAAGTGATTTGTTTAATGAAATAGTTAAATAAATAATAAACTTGTTTGTTTTTAGGCTGTAGAGCCGTTTTAACTTTGTACTTCTGAGCTTAAAGCTGTAAATTTGCCTATCAAAATAATACGCGATTTTTACTATGAACTCAGAACTTAAGAATATAAAAGTTATCGTTACCGACTTAGACGGAACTTTACTCAATCCTCAGCATAAAATTTCAGATTACACTAAAAGCATTTTTCAGGAACTTCACAATCAAAACTATCTTATCGTGGTAGCTACAGGGCGTCATCATCTCGATGCAATGGCCATTATCAGCACACTCGATGTTCCGGTTTATCTGGTAAGTTCAAATGGAGCCAGAATACATTCACCGGAAAAAGAAGAGCTTTTTGCCTTCGATTTAAATAGTGAAGTGGTAAAAGCGGCTTTAAATGTAGAAATTGATCCGGAAATAACAGTGGTGTTATTCAAAGAAAATGTTTGGCAGACCAATAAATTAAACGAGAAGTTAAACAGTTTTCAAACCGAATTAAAATACCTTCCTGAATTGGTAGATTTTAAAACACTTGAAGATTTTGGTGCGATAAAAATATTCTTTGCACATGACAATCACGAAAAATTAGTAGCCTTAAAAGAAGCCATCCTGGCAAACGGTTCAAGTGAGTTGCATCACGCCTTTAGTCTTCCAACCTGTTTGGAATTTATGGATAAAT is a window from the Flavobacterium cupriresistens genome containing:
- a CDS encoding DUF1801 domain-containing protein; the encoded protein is MKEVDNFYERQEEPLREVLLALKEIILKQDEDISNVLKYGMPFFCYKGKMFCYLWIHKKNKQPYIGIVEGKHFDESFLIQESRSRMKIMMLSSNEDLPIDRIEKIVQKAIKLYMTGIIKIKNK
- a CDS encoding Cof-type HAD-IIB family hydrolase, with product MNSELKNIKVIVTDLDGTLLNPQHKISDYTKSIFQELHNQNYLIVVATGRHHLDAMAIISTLDVPVYLVSSNGARIHSPEKEELFAFDLNSEVVKAALNVEIDPEITVVLFKENVWQTNKLNEKLNSFQTELKYLPELVDFKTLEDFGAIKIFFAHDNHEKLVALKEAILANGSSELHHAFSLPTCLEFMDKSVDKAVAIARVLEKEGFTMQEAVSFGDGFNDVQMLSATGKGLIMGNAPILLKETLPNLEVIKTNAEDGVAHYIASRILDEKLAEC